Proteins encoded in a region of the Puniceibacterium sp. IMCC21224 genome:
- the fmt gene encoding methionyl-tRNA formyltransferase has product MRLIFMGTPEFSVPVLDALVAAGHEVAAVYCQPPRAAGRGKGLRRTPVHERALDLGLDVRHPVSLRVAEAQAEFAALDAEIAVVVAYGLILPQAVLAAPERGCLNIHASLLPRWRGAAPIHRAIMAGDEETGVCIMQMEAGLDTGPVLLSQSVAIAVAETTGTLHDRLSVMGARLIVDALDQLDVLEPQVQPESGMTYAAKIDKAEAKVDWTRSAVQVDRQIRGLAPFPGAWTMIAGERVKLLGSEPMHGSGTPGQLVDDGFAVACGEGAVRITRAQRAGRGAQDTTEFLRGLPLTAGGIIGG; this is encoded by the coding sequence ATGCGGCTGATTTTCATGGGAACGCCCGAGTTTTCGGTGCCGGTGCTCGACGCGCTGGTCGCGGCGGGACACGAGGTAGCGGCAGTGTATTGCCAACCGCCACGCGCCGCCGGGCGCGGCAAGGGGTTGCGTCGGACCCCGGTGCATGAGCGGGCGCTGGATTTGGGGTTGGACGTGCGCCATCCGGTCAGCCTGCGCGTCGCCGAGGCGCAGGCCGAATTTGCTGCCTTGGATGCCGAAATCGCTGTTGTGGTGGCATATGGTCTGATCCTGCCGCAGGCGGTTCTGGCCGCGCCGGAGCGGGGCTGCCTGAATATCCACGCGTCGCTGTTGCCGCGCTGGCGTGGGGCAGCACCGATTCACCGCGCCATTATGGCTGGGGATGAAGAAACCGGGGTTTGCATCATGCAGATGGAGGCGGGGCTGGACACCGGGCCAGTGCTGCTGAGTCAATCGGTGGCGATTGCCGTCGCCGAAACCACCGGCACATTGCATGATCGGCTAAGCGTGATGGGCGCGCGGTTGATTGTCGATGCGCTGGATCAGCTTGACGTGCTTGAACCGCAGGTCCAACCTGAAAGCGGCATGACCTACGCCGCAAAGATCGACAAGGCCGAGGCAAAGGTGGACTGGACTCGCTCTGCCGTGCAGGTTGACCGGCAGATCCGGGGGCTTGCGCCCTTTCCTGGTGCCTGGACTATGATCGCGGGAGAGCGTGTCAAATTGCTGGGATCGGAACCGATGCATGGGTCGGGAACGCCGGGGCAGTTGGTGGATGACGGATTTGCCGTAGCGTGCGGCGAGGGTGCGGTGCGGATCACGCGGGCGCAACGCGCCGGGCGTGGCGCGCAGGATACCACTGAATTCTTGCGTGGTTTGCCGCTTACGGCTGGCGGCATTATCGGAGGGTAG
- a CDS encoding HpcH/HpaI aldolase/citrate lyase family protein, producing the protein MGLCDPYAAEVVARSGFDWVLIDGEHAPNDLPSVTRQLQVVSPFTAPIVRLPMSEPWLIKQVLDAGAQTLLIPMVNSAEDARALVRAMRYPPDGIRGMGHVLGRGSNFGRIADYSASANDQMCLIVQIETRAAVEALDEIMAVDGVDGVFVGPADLACDMGYTNDMNNPVMLDVVADTLRRITAAGKPAGIIDFPDAAIDQHFANGAQFVAVGADVVMLGRLLADLASKWTQRIA; encoded by the coding sequence ATGGGATTGTGCGATCCTTATGCCGCAGAGGTGGTCGCGCGGTCCGGCTTCGACTGGGTGCTGATTGACGGTGAGCACGCCCCAAACGACCTGCCTTCAGTCACACGGCAATTGCAAGTTGTGTCGCCATTTACCGCTCCCATCGTGCGACTGCCGATGTCAGAGCCCTGGCTGATCAAGCAGGTTCTGGACGCAGGCGCACAGACCCTGCTGATCCCAATGGTGAATTCTGCGGAAGACGCACGGGCGCTGGTCCGCGCCATGCGTTATCCGCCCGACGGCATCCGCGGCATGGGTCATGTGTTGGGGCGCGGGTCGAATTTCGGCCGCATCGCCGATTATTCCGCCAGCGCGAATGACCAGATGTGCCTTATCGTCCAGATCGAGACCCGCGCCGCCGTCGAGGCGCTAGACGAAATCATGGCCGTCGATGGCGTGGATGGCGTTTTTGTCGGCCCTGCCGATCTGGCCTGCGACATGGGCTATACCAATGACATGAACAACCCCGTCATGCTGGACGTTGTCGCCGACACCCTGCGCCGGATCACTGCTGCGGGGAAGCCTGCGGGCATCATCGACTTTCCCGATGCCGCCATCGATCAGCATTTCGCCAATGGCGCGCAATTTGTCGCCGTCGGCGCAGATGTGGTGATGCTTGGCCGCCTGCTGGCAGATCTCGCGTCCAAATGGACGCAACGTATCGCCTAG
- the def gene encoding peptide deformylase translates to MKRHILLHPDPRLKKVAEPVDDLSDGLRNLADDMLETMYDAPGIGLAAPQVGVMSRLIVLDCVKSDTEAPRPLVMFNPVVLSSSDDRNVYEEGCLSIPDHYADVERPADVRVGWIDRDGTPQEEDFSGLWATCVQHEIDHLEGKLFIDYLKPLRRQLITRKMVKLKRDQARA, encoded by the coding sequence ATGAAACGGCATATTCTCCTGCACCCCGATCCGCGCCTCAAGAAAGTGGCAGAGCCTGTCGACGATCTGTCGGACGGGCTGCGTAACCTGGCCGACGACATGCTTGAGACAATGTATGACGCCCCCGGCATCGGTCTGGCCGCGCCGCAGGTCGGTGTGATGAGTCGGCTGATCGTGCTGGATTGCGTCAAATCGGACACCGAAGCACCGCGCCCGCTGGTGATGTTCAATCCCGTGGTGCTGTCCTCCTCGGATGATCGCAATGTCTACGAAGAGGGATGCCTGTCGATCCCGGACCATTATGCCGATGTCGAACGCCCTGCCGACGTGCGTGTCGGCTGGATTGACCGCGACGGCACCCCGCAGGAAGAGGATTTTTCCGGCCTCTGGGCAACATGCGTGCAGCACGAGATCGACCATCTCGAAGGCAAGCTGTTCATCGACTATCTCAAGCCGCTGCGACGCCAGCTGATCACCCGCAAGATGGTCAAGCTCAAGCGCGACCAGGCGCGCGCATGA
- a CDS encoding DUF1217 domain-containing protein: MTYTPIVSGTGLTGWAFLERTRAQQQAAFAKSPQITRDKEKFAEQIQSIQTSEQLMDNRDLLRVSLGAFGLDDDINNRAFIKQVLDSDLSDSTSLANRLADKRYLALAQTFNFAGTSGPKVDTPDETSVISDKLAALTTADDLLSDPSLLRATLRTFGLESDRNNTFFLQKVLTSDLNDATSFANKLSDKRYVELAQAFDFQSKDQRNGSLYGFAALFADKLPDLQSAQDLLDSPDLLQSALEIFGLDRDYARTDKPGFLLSVLESDTYDTSSFAAQLDDRRYLALSKAFAFGDTETDIEDSPTAKLIAKLDARTTPIETPDDLFDDVSLTLATMSFFDLPQGAGKLDFARRIVDSDPNSPTSLINVFPDRRYSAFAQAFPFRDEVTTRTYPDGFAEQITSNYIDRQFEIGIGESDTNMRIALSLERDLNDLVSRGGSTDSQWFSVMATTSLRTVFETALRLPESFGAIDLDQQLKVFKERADQFFGTTNVSDFTDLDKLDKLRRSFLGASSQDAIGGTSSNAAIVLALLSG; this comes from the coding sequence ATGACCTACACCCCCATCGTGTCCGGAACCGGGCTCACAGGTTGGGCATTTCTGGAACGCACACGCGCGCAGCAACAGGCGGCCTTTGCGAAATCGCCGCAGATCACGCGCGACAAGGAAAAGTTTGCCGAACAGATCCAGTCAATCCAGACATCCGAGCAGCTTATGGACAATCGCGATCTTTTGCGGGTCTCTCTTGGTGCCTTTGGACTCGACGACGACATCAACAACCGCGCCTTTATCAAACAGGTGCTGGATTCCGATCTTTCGGACAGTACATCGCTTGCCAACCGGCTGGCTGACAAACGGTATCTCGCCCTGGCTCAGACATTTAACTTTGCCGGGACCAGCGGGCCAAAGGTCGATACGCCGGACGAGACATCTGTGATTTCCGACAAGCTCGCCGCGCTGACAACCGCCGATGACTTGTTGTCCGATCCCAGTCTGCTGCGGGCCACACTGCGCACTTTCGGGCTCGAATCGGACCGCAACAACACCTTTTTCCTGCAAAAGGTTCTGACGTCGGATCTTAACGATGCTACATCGTTTGCAAACAAGCTCTCCGACAAACGCTATGTCGAACTGGCGCAGGCCTTTGATTTTCAGTCCAAAGACCAGAGAAATGGCAGCCTCTACGGCTTTGCCGCTCTGTTCGCCGACAAACTGCCCGACTTGCAGTCTGCACAGGATCTGCTGGACTCGCCCGACCTGCTTCAGAGCGCGTTAGAAATCTTTGGGCTGGATCGGGACTACGCGCGAACAGACAAGCCCGGATTTCTGCTGAGCGTCCTCGAATCGGATACTTACGACACCAGTTCCTTTGCCGCACAGCTTGACGACAGACGCTACCTCGCATTGTCCAAGGCATTTGCCTTTGGCGATACTGAAACTGACATCGAGGACAGCCCCACGGCCAAGCTGATTGCCAAACTTGATGCCCGCACTACGCCGATTGAGACGCCCGACGACCTCTTTGACGATGTCAGCCTGACCCTTGCCACCATGTCCTTCTTCGACCTGCCGCAAGGTGCAGGAAAGCTCGATTTCGCGCGGCGTATTGTCGATTCTGACCCGAACAGTCCGACGTCATTAATCAATGTTTTCCCTGATCGGCGCTATAGTGCCTTCGCCCAAGCGTTTCCATTTCGTGACGAGGTGACCACCCGCACATACCCGGACGGCTTTGCCGAACAAATCACCAGCAACTACATCGACCGTCAGTTTGAAATCGGGATCGGCGAATCCGACACGAATATGCGGATCGCCCTATCGCTGGAACGCGATCTGAACGACTTGGTGTCGCGTGGCGGTTCCACTGATTCTCAGTGGTTTTCGGTCATGGCGACAACATCCCTTCGAACGGTTTTTGAAACCGCCTTGCGCCTGCCAGAGAGCTTTGGGGCCATCGACCTTGATCAGCAGCTCAAGGTGTTCAAGGAACGTGCAGATCAGTTTTTCGGCACTACCAACGTGTCGGACTTCACCGACCTAGACAAGCTCGACAAGTTACGCCGCAGTTTTCTGGGGGCCAGCAGTCAGGATGCGATTGGCGGCACGTCGTCCAATGCCGCGATTGTGCTTGCTCTGCTCTCGGGCTGA
- the def gene encoding peptide deformylase, giving the protein MSVLPILAWPDARLSTVCVPVVHAADVADLVHDMFETMYAAPGRGLAAPQVGALVRVFVMDTGWKTGEKTPLVCINPEIITASETVAEGDEGCLSILGVTACVTRPTEITLAFTDVDGVRQRRDMTGSEAICAQHELDHLDGLVTFDRLGAQARAALIAQYEARV; this is encoded by the coding sequence ATGAGCGTGCTGCCAATTCTGGCCTGGCCAGACGCGCGACTTAGCACGGTCTGCGTGCCGGTGGTCCACGCCGCTGATGTGGCCGATTTGGTGCACGATATGTTTGAGACAATGTATGCCGCCCCCGGTCGCGGGCTGGCGGCGCCGCAGGTTGGCGCGTTGGTCCGGGTGTTTGTGATGGATACAGGCTGGAAAACCGGAGAGAAGACTCCGCTGGTTTGCATCAATCCCGAAATCATCACAGCGTCCGAGACGGTGGCCGAAGGCGACGAAGGATGTCTTTCGATCCTCGGTGTCACCGCCTGTGTGACGCGACCGACGGAAATAACGCTGGCGTTTACAGATGTTGATGGGGTTCGCCAGCGGCGCGACATGACAGGGTCCGAGGCGATCTGTGCGCAGCACGAACTGGATCATCTTGACGGGCTGGTCACATTTGACCGGCTCGGGGCGCAGGCCCGCGCGGCGTTGATCGCGCAATACGAGGCGCGCGTATGA
- the smc gene encoding chromosome segregation protein SMC, which yields MRFSKLRLTGFKSFVDPTDLIIADGLTGVVGPNGCGKSNLLEALRWVMGENRPTAMRGGGMEDVIFAGAASRPARNFAEVCLTIDNSERLAPSGFNDSDQLDIVRRITRDVGSAYKTNSKEVRARDVQMLFADASTGAHSPALVRQGQISELINAKPKSRRRILEEAAGISGLYQRRHEAELKLNNTESNLLRVDDVVEQLAAQLATLARQARQAARYRAIGTELRQAEGMLLYRRWRDAEEGRLRAEAVLREATTQAARAESTAREATRLHEASDAALPPLREEEAIAAAVLQRLSVQRDTLADQEKHAADTIATLERRIAQMAADMERETGLNRDAGETIERLEAEADELAKASEGHEDRLLDASEAARDAAGVLQAREGDLSQLTEDVARLAARHQSAHRFLSDNQKMLERSEGEAARARAAVAAAQTTVEQSSAAMAGAQSTVQSAQTMADRTEKLLADSETARAETQSREADARAERSEAEGEANALRAEVSALARLLDRDTAEGGQILDRLQVEQGFEKALGAALSDDLRAPQVDGDGPSGWTVLAAYDETQPLPAGITALSQHVSVPEVLTRRMSQIGLVEADDGLRLQPRLKPGQRLVSVEGDLWRWDGFRAWAEDAPSAAALRLEQLNRLEQLKQEMTRATARMDGARDAHNTLTARLADLTRADKVAREARREADAALTQATRAAGRAEAERNMALGKVESLGLAVSRHEDDATQARNQVIEAKRAVADLGDLDTARGQVEDIKMTVEAARMIMMTRRSAHDELRREGDARTARTQQVTKDLGGWRHRLDTARSRSTELSDRLANTEAELATARAVPTELAAQRENLSASMATAEARRAAAIEALNAAEGTLRTTIAAERDAERAASDAREARAAADARAQAARDTVAHAVDRIREDQETTPQALLTQLDTDVEAMPGSDSIDAQVAMLKRQRDALGAVNLRAEEDAKEVQDEHDTLIAEKADLEEAIRTLRAGISSLNREGRERLLTAFEQVNSNFRLLFTHLFNGGEANLVMVESDDPLEAGLEILCQPPGKKLSTLSLLSGGEQTLTAMALIFAVFLANPAPICVLDEVDAPLDDANVTRFCDLLDEMCRRTDTRFLIITHHAVTMSRMDRLFGVTMQEQGVSQLVSVDLKRAETLVA from the coding sequence GTGCGTTTTTCTAAACTCCGACTGACCGGCTTCAAAAGCTTTGTGGATCCGACCGACCTGATCATCGCGGACGGGTTGACTGGCGTTGTTGGGCCCAATGGCTGCGGCAAATCCAACCTGCTTGAAGCGCTGCGCTGGGTTATGGGCGAAAATCGCCCCACTGCGATGCGCGGCGGTGGGATGGAGGATGTGATCTTTGCCGGCGCCGCGTCGCGCCCTGCCCGCAACTTTGCCGAAGTCTGCCTGACCATCGACAATTCCGAGCGGCTAGCACCTTCCGGGTTCAACGATAGTGACCAACTCGACATTGTGCGCCGCATCACCCGCGACGTCGGCTCGGCCTACAAGACCAACAGCAAAGAGGTGCGCGCCCGCGATGTGCAGATGCTCTTTGCAGATGCCTCGACCGGGGCACATTCGCCCGCTTTGGTCCGTCAGGGCCAGATTTCCGAGCTGATCAACGCCAAACCCAAAAGCCGCCGCCGCATCCTCGAAGAGGCCGCCGGCATCTCGGGCTTGTATCAGCGACGTCACGAAGCAGAGCTGAAACTCAACAATACCGAGTCAAATCTGCTGCGTGTCGATGATGTGGTCGAACAGCTTGCCGCGCAGTTGGCGACCCTTGCGCGACAGGCGCGCCAGGCCGCGCGCTATCGCGCCATTGGAACCGAATTGCGGCAGGCCGAGGGGATGCTGCTCTATCGTCGCTGGCGCGATGCCGAAGAGGGCCGGCTGCGTGCCGAAGCTGTCCTGCGCGAGGCCACGACTCAGGCCGCACGCGCCGAATCCACAGCGCGCGAAGCGACCCGTCTCCATGAAGCCAGCGACGCTGCTCTCCCGCCCCTGCGCGAGGAAGAAGCAATCGCCGCCGCTGTGCTGCAACGCCTCAGCGTTCAGCGCGACACGCTCGCCGATCAGGAAAAGCATGCCGCGGACACGATTGCCACACTGGAACGCCGCATTGCCCAGATGGCCGCCGATATGGAACGCGAGACCGGACTCAACCGCGACGCTGGCGAAACGATCGAGCGTCTCGAAGCGGAGGCCGACGAACTGGCCAAAGCGTCCGAAGGCCATGAGGACCGGCTCTTAGATGCCAGCGAAGCCGCGCGCGACGCCGCCGGAGTGCTTCAGGCCCGCGAGGGCGACCTGAGTCAACTAACCGAGGATGTAGCCCGTTTGGCCGCGCGCCATCAGTCCGCACACCGGTTCCTGTCAGACAACCAAAAGATGCTTGAACGATCAGAGGGTGAGGCAGCCCGCGCCCGCGCAGCCGTGGCCGCCGCACAGACCACGGTCGAACAATCCAGCGCCGCGATGGCCGGGGCACAGTCCACGGTTCAAAGCGCCCAGACCATGGCTGACCGTACCGAAAAACTGCTGGCCGATTCCGAAACTGCCCGCGCTGAGACCCAGTCCCGCGAGGCCGATGCCCGCGCTGAACGGTCCGAGGCCGAAGGCGAGGCCAATGCGTTGCGTGCCGAAGTTTCGGCGCTGGCCCGCCTGCTCGATCGCGACACTGCCGAAGGCGGGCAGATCCTTGATCGGCTTCAGGTCGAACAGGGCTTTGAAAAAGCTCTGGGCGCGGCGCTGTCAGACGATCTACGTGCGCCTCAGGTTGATGGTGATGGCCCTTCGGGCTGGACGGTATTGGCCGCCTATGACGAAACCCAACCCCTGCCTGCGGGCATTACCGCGCTCAGCCAGCACGTTTCGGTTCCCGAGGTTCTGACCCGCCGGATGTCCCAGATCGGTCTGGTCGAGGCCGATGACGGCCTGCGCCTGCAACCGCGGCTAAAACCTGGACAACGGCTGGTCAGCGTCGAAGGGGACCTGTGGCGTTGGGACGGGTTTCGCGCCTGGGCAGAAGATGCGCCTTCAGCCGCCGCGCTACGTCTGGAACAGCTCAATCGTCTGGAACAGCTAAAACAGGAAATGACCCGCGCAACCGCCCGAATGGACGGTGCCCGCGACGCCCACAATACGCTGACCGCCCGCCTTGCCGACCTCACCCGCGCCGACAAGGTCGCCCGCGAGGCGCGCCGCGAGGCGGATGCCGCGCTGACCCAGGCCACCCGCGCCGCCGGTCGGGCCGAAGCCGAGCGAAACATGGCGCTAGGCAAAGTCGAAAGCCTGGGCCTCGCGGTGTCGCGACACGAGGATGATGCCACACAGGCCCGCAACCAAGTGATTGAGGCGAAACGGGCAGTGGCCGATCTGGGCGATCTCGACACTGCCCGCGGGCAGGTCGAGGACATCAAGATGACTGTCGAGGCGGCGCGTATGATCATGATGACGCGTCGGTCGGCGCATGACGAGTTGCGCCGCGAAGGCGATGCCCGCACGGCGCGCACCCAGCAGGTGACCAAGGATCTTGGCGGCTGGCGTCACCGCCTGGACACCGCCCGGTCCCGCAGCACCGAACTCAGCGACCGTCTCGCCAACACCGAGGCCGAGTTGGCCACCGCCCGCGCCGTACCGACCGAATTGGCAGCACAACGTGAAAACCTGAGTGCGTCGATGGCCACCGCAGAAGCGCGCCGCGCAGCCGCGATTGAGGCGCTCAACGCCGCCGAAGGCACCCTGCGCACCACCATTGCAGCCGAACGGGATGCCGAACGGGCGGCATCGGACGCCCGCGAAGCGCGCGCCGCCGCTGACGCCCGCGCACAGGCCGCCCGCGACACCGTTGCCCACGCGGTCGACCGCATCCGCGAGGATCAGGAAACGACGCCGCAAGCGTTGCTGACCCAACTTGACACCGATGTCGAAGCCATGCCCGGCTCTGATTCCATCGACGCGCAAGTTGCCATGCTCAAACGCCAGCGCGATGCCCTTGGTGCCGTAAACCTACGCGCCGAAGAGGATGCCAAAGAGGTGCAGGACGAGCACGACACCTTGATCGCGGAAAAGGCCGATCTCGAAGAGGCAATCAGGACCCTGCGCGCAGGAATTTCCAGCCTCAACCGCGAGGGCCGCGAGCGCCTTTTGACCGCGTTTGAGCAGGTGAACAGCAACTTCCGGCTGCTCTTTACCCACCTCTTTAATGGTGGTGAGGCCAATCTGGTGATGGTTGAATCCGACGATCCCCTGGAGGCAGGACTCGAAATCCTCTGCCAGCCGCCGGGCAAAAAGCTGTCGACCCTTTCGCTCCTGTCGGGTGGCGAACAAACCCTGACGGCGATGGCACTGATCTTTGCGGTGTTCCTGGCCAACCCGGCGCCAATCTGTGTGCTGGACGAAGTGGACGCGCCACTGGACGACGCCAACGTGACGCGGTTCTGCGACCTGCTGGACGAAATGTGCCGCCGTACCGACACCCGGTTCCTGATCATCACTCACCACGCTGTCACGATGAGCCGCATGGACCGGCTGTTTGGCGTGACAATGCAGGAACAGGGCGTCAGTCAGTTGGTCTCGGTAGACCTGAAACGCGCGGAAACACTGGTCGCGTAA
- a CDS encoding GNAT family N-acetyltransferase, with the protein MMLRIAPVSPRDTRVGRLLQQSQDLMRSLFAPEENNFLEIEALCAPEITLFAAEQDGRLWGCAALRRCDGYGEVKSMFVDPEARGRGVGAQLLAHLEAEAKDEGLVMLRLETGRGLDAAARLYEARGFEECGPFGGYKAIPASRFFEKILALQPL; encoded by the coding sequence ATGATGTTGAGAATTGCACCGGTGTCACCGCGCGACACGCGTGTTGGGCGATTGCTCCAGCAAAGCCAGGATCTGATGCGCAGCTTGTTTGCGCCCGAGGAAAACAACTTTCTTGAGATTGAGGCGCTCTGCGCGCCGGAAATCACACTGTTTGCTGCAGAACAGGACGGACGTCTGTGGGGCTGCGCCGCGCTGCGCCGGTGTGATGGCTATGGCGAGGTCAAGTCGATGTTTGTGGACCCCGAGGCCCGCGGTCGTGGGGTCGGCGCGCAACTTCTGGCGCATCTCGAAGCCGAGGCCAAGGACGAGGGGCTGGTTATGCTGCGATTGGAGACTGGGCGTGGGCTGGATGCTGCGGCGCGGCTTTATGAAGCACGCGGGTTCGAGGAATGTGGACCGTTCGGGGGCTACAAGGCGATCCCGGCAAGCCGATTTTTCGAAAAGATACTGGCGCTTCAGCCTTTGTAA
- a CDS encoding response regulator transcription factor, whose translation MNVLIVESRADLGALWQRHLERQGQTVTLVTDQDGAIGQLQNQRFDIIVMDLVLKEGSAFSVADYASYRHPDTRVIFVTNTSFFSDGSIFQVCPNACAFVPSATPPADLAAMVEHYAAAPT comes from the coding sequence GTGAACGTCTTGATCGTCGAAAGCCGCGCTGATTTGGGGGCGCTCTGGCAGCGCCACCTGGAACGCCAGGGTCAAACTGTGACTTTGGTGACAGATCAAGACGGCGCCATTGGCCAGCTGCAGAACCAACGCTTTGATATCATCGTCATGGATCTCGTGCTGAAAGAAGGCAGCGCGTTTTCTGTTGCGGATTATGCCAGCTATCGCCACCCCGATACGCGGGTCATCTTTGTCACCAATACATCGTTTTTTTCTGATGGATCAATTTTTCAGGTCTGCCCAAACGCGTGTGCGTTTGTGCCCAGCGCCACGCCGCCAGCGGATCTGGCGGCAATGGTCGAACATTACGCAGCTGCGCCGACCTAA
- a CDS encoding glutathione S-transferase family protein translates to MGLLVDGVWQDKWYDTKKSGGAFERSAARFRNWITADGAPGPSGKGGFAAESGRYHLYVSYACPWAHRALIFRALKGLEDHIGISVVHPDMLGDGWTFATDFDGATGDSLYGLPFARDIYLKADPQMSGRVTVPILWDKETEMIVSNESAEIIRMFNSAFDGITGNHDDYWPVALHDAIEPVNERIYDSLNNGVYKAGFATTQDAYDAAVDPLFDTMDWLEARLKQSRYLMGDQVTEADWRLFTTLIRFDKVYHGHFKCNRARLVDFPNIWAYTKEAYQWPGIAETVHFNHIVRHYHYSHDTINPNRIIPIGPDLDLAAPHGRDRLRAA, encoded by the coding sequence ATGGGACTGCTGGTAGACGGCGTCTGGCAAGACAAATGGTACGACACCAAGAAATCAGGCGGGGCGTTCGAACGTTCAGCGGCCCGGTTTCGCAACTGGATCACCGCAGATGGCGCGCCCGGCCCGTCAGGTAAGGGTGGCTTTGCCGCCGAAAGCGGGCGGTACCATCTCTACGTCAGCTACGCCTGCCCCTGGGCGCACCGCGCGTTGATCTTCCGTGCCCTCAAAGGGCTGGAGGATCATATCGGTATCTCGGTGGTGCATCCCGACATGCTGGGCGATGGCTGGACCTTTGCAACGGATTTCGACGGCGCGACGGGCGACAGTCTCTATGGTCTGCCATTTGCACGCGACATTTACCTCAAGGCAGATCCGCAAATGTCGGGCCGTGTGACGGTGCCGATCCTCTGGGACAAAGAGACTGAGATGATCGTCTCGAACGAGAGCGCCGAGATCATTCGCATGTTCAACAGCGCCTTTGATGGGATCACAGGTAACCATGACGATTACTGGCCAGTGGCGCTGCATGATGCAATCGAACCGGTGAATGAACGTATCTATGACTCGCTGAATAACGGTGTTTACAAGGCTGGCTTTGCCACCACACAAGACGCCTATGATGCGGCAGTCGATCCACTATTCGATACCATGGACTGGCTCGAAGCGCGGCTGAAACAAAGTCGTTATCTGATGGGTGACCAGGTGACCGAAGCTGACTGGCGCCTCTTCACCACGCTGATCCGGTTCGACAAGGTGTATCACGGGCATTTCAAATGCAACCGGGCGCGGTTGGTCGATTTCCCGAACATCTGGGCCTATACAAAAGAGGCGTATCAATGGCCGGGCATTGCCGAGACAGTGCATTTCAACCATATCGTGCGGCACTATCACTATAGCCACGACACGATAAATCCGAACCGGATTATCCCTATCGGGCCAGATCTGGACCTGGCAGCGCCACACGGGCGTGACCGGCTCAGGGCCGCCTGA
- the def gene encoding peptide deformylase, translating into MTARRCIPWPDRRLRQVAMPVDVITDAVRALWTDMIDTMDAMPGVGLAAPQLGEMLRLAVVDASEARGQSVRMANPEVLHASVELRGHDEGSPNLPGVWARIERPRAVTVRFLNADGEVEERDFVGLWATSVQHQIDHLNGRMYFDHLSKIKRDMLIRRARKSG; encoded by the coding sequence ATGACGGCACGGCGCTGCATCCCCTGGCCGGATCGGCGCTTGCGTCAGGTGGCGATGCCGGTGGATGTCATCACCGATGCCGTGCGTGCGCTATGGACTGACATGATCGACACAATGGATGCGATGCCGGGCGTCGGGCTGGCGGCGCCGCAGCTCGGAGAGATGCTCCGCCTGGCGGTTGTTGACGCCTCTGAGGCGCGCGGTCAGTCCGTGCGCATGGCCAACCCGGAAGTGTTGCACGCGAGCGTCGAATTGCGCGGTCATGATGAGGGCAGCCCGAATCTCCCCGGTGTCTGGGCCCGGATCGAACGCCCCCGCGCCGTGACTGTTCGGTTTCTGAATGCGGATGGCGAAGTCGAAGAACGTGACTTTGTCGGACTTTGGGCAACAAGCGTTCAGCACCAGATCGACCATCTGAACGGGCGGATGTACTTCGATCATCTGAGCAAGATCAAGCGGGACATGCTCATCCGGCGGGCGCGCAAATCGGGCTGA
- a CDS encoding GlsB/YeaQ/YmgE family stress response membrane protein: protein MPILGLVIIGAAAGFLATRLMRIEAGIFETILIGMGGALIGTLILRFILVLTGMAAGLVGAVLGALALIWIWRAVFRR, encoded by the coding sequence ATGCCGATACTAGGGCTTGTGATCATCGGCGCGGCGGCGGGGTTTCTGGCCACGCGGCTGATGCGGATCGAGGCGGGGATATTTGAAACCATACTGATCGGAATGGGCGGTGCGCTGATCGGGACGCTGATCCTGCGGTTTATATTGGTTCTGACCGGGATGGCTGCCGGTCTGGTGGGGGCGGTGCTGGGGGCACTTGCGCTGATCTGGATCTGGCGGGCGGTCTTCCGCCGCTAG